The DNA segment GTTTCGATAATGCCCAGAGCCTCTCCCGCAACCGGCTGGCTGGTTAGCGCCAACGCCGTGAAGACAGCGGGATGAATCCTGGGCAGAAACAGCCTATCCACCAGCGCGTCGGCCGCCGCATCAGCACCAGCGCCAAGGGCATTCTGCACCTGGCTCATCTCGCCCCGGAACAGGACCATGAACTTGCCAGGGCAAATCGGTCTTGCCTCGAGAAGCTGGACTTGAGCCCTCTTCAGAGAGGCATCCGCTACGGCGATGCCCGCCGCGATGCTGCAGGTCTCGATGAAGCCAACAGCTTGTTCTTGCATACCGTTACACCTCGCTCCAGGCTCAGTTGTGCATCGCAATGCCGATG comes from the Chloroflexi bacterium ADurb.Bin180 genome and includes:
- the csoS1A_2 gene encoding Major carboxysome shell protein 1A, yielding MQEQAVGFIETCSIAAGIAVADASLKRAQVQLLEARPICPGKFMVLFRGEMSQVQNALGAGADAAADALVDRLFLPRIHPAVFTALALTSQPVAGEALGIIETVTAAVCIVAADAAAKAAGVNLIEIRLADGLGGKSFVLMEGSVADVEAGVAAGVAKVTAEGLLVRKVIISRLHPAVREKIL